In the genome of Paracoccus tegillarcae, one region contains:
- a CDS encoding M3 family oligoendopeptidase — protein MRSLVFDAKDPAAASQFGDLPEWDLTDLYPAPDAPELTRDVDALRDQSASFAADYQGKLADLTPAQMLEAIQRYERIDILGGRIMSYVGLRYYQNTTDPARSKMLGDYQAKITDFTTPLVFFSLEFNRIPDATYEAMFTAADGPARYKPVFDRMRAMRPHQLSDELEQFLHDNSVVGASAWNRLFDETSAALEFDVDGEQMGLEATLNLLTDHDRSRREAGARALATVFQKNVGLFARIHNTLAKEKAIEDKWRKMPTPQTGRHLSNHVEPEVVEALRNAVTAAYPRLSHRYYALKARWLGLDRMQVWDRNAPLPTDTPRTINWPEARATVLDAYAGFSPELADLAEPFFDKGWIDAGVKPGKAPGAFAHPTVVTAHPYVLLNYLGKPRDVMTLAHELGHGVHQRLAADQGELLASTPLTLAETASVFGEMLTFRALLATTTDPAEKKALLAGKVEDMINTVVRQIAFYDFECKLHAARAEGELTPDDINALWMSVQGESLGPIFDFMPGYETFWTYVPHFVHSPFYVYAYAFGDGLVNALYAAYEDGLPDFQAKYFDMLKAGGSKHHKELLAPFGLDASDPAFWDKGLSMIEGLIDELEALEE, from the coding sequence ATGCGCAGCCTCGTTTTCGACGCCAAGGACCCCGCAGCCGCCAGCCAGTTTGGCGATCTTCCCGAATGGGATCTGACCGACCTTTACCCGGCCCCTGACGCGCCCGAACTGACCCGCGATGTGGACGCGCTGCGCGATCAATCGGCCAGCTTTGCCGCCGATTATCAGGGCAAACTGGCCGATCTGACGCCCGCGCAGATGCTGGAGGCAATTCAGCGCTATGAACGGATCGACATCCTTGGCGGGCGCATCATGTCCTATGTCGGCCTGCGCTATTACCAGAACACGACCGATCCCGCGCGCAGCAAAATGCTGGGCGATTATCAGGCAAAGATCACCGATTTCACCACGCCGCTGGTGTTTTTCAGCCTTGAGTTCAACCGCATCCCCGATGCGACCTACGAGGCGATGTTCACCGCCGCGGATGGTCCGGCGCGCTATAAGCCCGTGTTCGACCGCATGCGCGCCATGCGCCCGCACCAATTATCCGACGAACTGGAACAGTTCCTGCACGACAATTCCGTTGTCGGCGCTTCGGCGTGGAACCGGCTGTTCGATGAAACCTCGGCGGCGCTGGAATTCGACGTCGATGGCGAACAGATGGGGCTGGAGGCGACGCTGAACCTGCTGACTGACCATGACCGTTCGCGCCGCGAGGCCGGTGCCCGCGCGCTGGCCACCGTGTTTCAGAAAAACGTTGGCCTGTTCGCGCGCATCCACAACACGCTGGCCAAGGAAAAGGCCATCGAGGACAAGTGGCGCAAGATGCCCACGCCGCAAACCGGGCGGCATCTGTCGAACCATGTCGAACCCGAGGTGGTCGAGGCGCTGCGAAACGCCGTCACCGCCGCCTATCCGCGTCTGTCGCATCGTTACTATGCGCTGAAAGCGCGCTGGCTGGGCTTGGACAGAATGCAGGTCTGGGACCGCAACGCGCCGCTGCCCACCGACACGCCCCGCACGATCAACTGGCCCGAGGCGCGGGCGACGGTGCTGGACGCCTATGCCGGGTTTTCGCCCGAATTGGCTGATCTGGCCGAGCCCTTCTTTGACAAGGGCTGGATCGACGCGGGCGTGAAACCGGGCAAGGCACCAGGTGCCTTCGCGCATCCGACCGTCGTGACCGCGCATCCCTATGTGTTGCTGAACTATCTGGGCAAGCCGCGCGATGTGATGACGCTGGCGCATGAACTGGGCCACGGCGTGCATCAGCGTCTGGCGGCGGATCAGGGCGAGTTGCTGGCCTCCACCCCATTGACGCTGGCTGAGACGGCATCGGTCTTTGGCGAAATGCTGACCTTCCGGGCATTGTTGGCAACAACCACCGATCCGGCGGAGAAAAAGGCGCTGCTGGCCGGCAAGGTCGAGGATATGATCAACACGGTCGTCCGCCAGATCGCCTTCTATGATTTCGAATGCAAGCTGCATGCAGCCCGTGCCGAGGGCGAATTGACCCCTGACGATATCAACGCCTTGTGGATGAGCGTTCAGGGCGAAAGCCTGGGGCCGATCTTTGACTTCATGCCGGGGTACGAGACCTTCTGGACCTACGTCCCGCATTTCGTCCACTCGCCCTTTTATGTCTATGCCTATGCCTTCGGCGACGGGTTGGTGAACGCGCTTTACGCCGCCTACGAGGACGGCTTGCCCGATTTTCAGGCCAAGTATTTTGACATGCTGAAAGCCGGCGGGTCCAAGCATCACAAGGAACTGCTCGCGCCGTTCGGACTGGACGCCAGCGACCCCGCCTTCTGGGACAAGGGACTGTCGATGATCGAAGGGCTGATAGACGAGCTTGAGGCGCTGGAGGAGTGA
- a CDS encoding GNAT family N-acetyltransferase: protein MITLHDVPADALNRLAGLRLGDGPEYASPGDRMILDTTPGISFHEIRADGQLIGAFKLDPHYHERHDFAGPDDIGLRGVLIDVDHRGKGFGAQAMAALPALARARFPTATGLVLTVNVKNPQASAAYLKAGFADDGEIYHGGALGPQHIMRLVLR, encoded by the coding sequence GTGATAACCCTGCACGATGTCCCCGCCGATGCGCTGAACCGGCTTGCCGGTCTGCGCCTTGGCGACGGACCCGAATATGCCTCGCCCGGCGACAGGATGATCCTTGATACCACGCCGGGGATCAGCTTTCACGAGATCAGGGCCGACGGGCAGTTGATCGGGGCCTTCAAGCTGGACCCGCATTACCATGAGCGTCACGATTTCGCCGGACCAGACGACATTGGCCTGCGCGGTGTGCTGATCGACGTTGATCATCGCGGCAAGGGTTTTGGCGCGCAGGCGATGGCCGCCTTGCCCGCCTTGGCACGCGCGCGGTTTCCAACAGCTACCGGGTTGGTCCTGACAGTGAATGTCAAAAACCCGCAAGCCAGCGCCGCCTATCTGAAGGCAGGTTTCGCGGATGACGGCGAAATTTATCATGGCGGCGCATTGGGGCCGCAGCATATCATGCGCCTAGTCCTGCGCTGA
- a CDS encoding SDR family NAD(P)-dependent oxidoreductase, which produces MTEEFATYPSLKGRSVIVTGGASGIGAETVRAFAAQGARVGFVDLDTKAGEALASQTGSAFATCDLRDIDAMRSAFADLAAQNGPATVLVNNAARDDRHDWREVTPDYWDERMATNLRHQFFAIQAVAPDMIAAGGGSIINLGSNSWWQASGDMPAYTTAKSAVHGLTRGMARDLGGYRIRVNTVVPGWVMTERQRQLWVTEEKMSAQLARQCLPDAVQPVYIARMVLFLASDDAAMCTAQNFFVEGGAV; this is translated from the coding sequence ATGACCGAGGAATTTGCCACCTACCCCAGCCTGAAGGGTCGATCCGTCATTGTAACAGGCGGCGCATCGGGCATCGGCGCGGAAACGGTGAGGGCATTTGCTGCGCAGGGTGCCAGGGTCGGATTTGTCGATCTGGATACCAAGGCGGGTGAGGCGCTGGCCAGCCAGACCGGCAGTGCCTTTGCCACCTGCGACCTGCGCGATATTGATGCGATGCGGTCGGCCTTTGCCGATCTGGCCGCGCAGAATGGCCCGGCCACAGTACTTGTCAACAATGCCGCGCGCGATGACCGTCATGACTGGCGCGAGGTGACACCGGACTATTGGGACGAACGCATGGCCACCAACCTGCGCCATCAGTTTTTTGCCATTCAGGCGGTCGCGCCGGACATGATTGCGGCCGGTGGTGGCTCGATCATCAATCTGGGCTCGAACAGCTGGTGGCAGGCCTCTGGCGATATGCCGGCCTATACAACCGCGAAATCCGCAGTGCACGGGCTGACGCGCGGGATGGCGCGCGATTTGGGCGGGTATCGGATCAGGGTCAATACCGTGGTTCCAGGCTGGGTGATGACCGAACGCCAAAGGCAATTATGGGTCACCGAGGAAAAGATGTCCGCCCAACTTGCGCGCCAATGTCTGCCCGACGCGGTGCAGCCCGTGTATATCGCGCGCATGGTGCTGTTTCTGGCGTCCGACGATGCCGCGATGTGCACCGCGCAGAATTTCTTTGTCGAAGGTGGCGCCGTCTGA
- a CDS encoding dipeptidase, with translation MLRKIFWGLLGMILLAVAAVLIWGPAYVERGLNPLTTPAEGWPVSAEAQALHDRLVIGDWHADPLLWDRNLLKRADRGHTDIPRLAQGNVAVQVFTTVTKSPRGQNYSENSAEAPDNITPLFIGQLRPIRSWFSLKERALVQGEALNAMAAEAPDRVAMILTRGDLQSVLERRATGEPVLGAVLGSEGGHPLEGEIANLDVLYDAGFRLIGLTHFFDNELGGSLHGQADLGITPFGRDVVQSMMDRGMIIDLAHASPQLVRDVLAIDGTRPIVSHTGIHGQCQTPRNLPDDLMQEIAAKDGLVGIGYWADVVCGRSPADIAAGIKSAIALLGEDHVSLGSDYDGSVDAPFDVAGLAALTQALMDAELSQDQIAKVMGGNMMRYLAETLPD, from the coding sequence ATGCTGCGCAAGATTTTTTGGGGGCTTCTGGGTATGATCCTTTTGGCGGTCGCGGCTGTCCTGATCTGGGGGCCGGCCTATGTCGAGCGTGGGCTGAACCCGCTGACCACCCCCGCCGAAGGCTGGCCCGTCAGCGCCGAAGCGCAGGCCCTGCATGACCGGCTGGTGATCGGTGATTGGCACGCCGATCCGCTGCTCTGGGACCGAAACCTGCTGAAACGCGCCGATCGCGGCCATACCGATATTCCGCGTCTGGCCCAAGGCAATGTGGCGGTGCAGGTCTTTACCACGGTCACCAAAAGCCCGCGCGGTCAGAATTACAGCGAAAACAGCGCCGAGGCCCCCGACAACATCACCCCGCTTTTCATCGGCCAATTACGCCCGATCCGGTCCTGGTTCAGCCTCAAGGAACGCGCCCTGGTGCAGGGCGAGGCGCTGAACGCGATGGCCGCGGAGGCCCCCGACCGTGTCGCGATGATCCTGACACGCGGCGATCTGCAATCGGTGCTGGAACGCCGCGCGACGGGCGAACCGGTTCTGGGCGCGGTGCTTGGCAGCGAGGGCGGTCACCCGCTGGAGGGCGAGATCGCCAATCTGGACGTGCTCTATGACGCCGGTTTCCGGCTGATCGGGCTGACCCATTTCTTCGACAACGAATTGGGCGGCAGCCTGCACGGTCAAGCCGATCTTGGCATCACGCCGTTCGGACGTGATGTGGTGCAGTCAATGATGGACAGGGGCATGATCATCGATCTGGCCCATGCCAGCCCGCAGCTTGTCCGCGATGTTCTGGCGATCGACGGCACGCGGCCGATCGTGTCCCATACCGGCATCCACGGCCAGTGCCAGACACCGCGCAATCTGCCCGATGATCTGATGCAAGAGATCGCAGCCAAGGACGGGCTTGTCGGCATCGGCTATTGGGCCGATGTGGTTTGCGGTCGCAGTCCCGCTGATATTGCCGCTGGCATCAAGTCAGCCATCGCCTTGCTGGGCGAAGATCACGTCTCGCTTGGATCCGACTATGACGGCTCGGTCGATGCGCCTTTTGACGTGGCGGGTCTGGCGGCGCTGACGCAGGCGCTGATGGATGCCGAGTTGAGCCAGGATCAGATCGCCAAGGTGATGGGCGGCAATATGATGCGCTATCTGGCCGAAACCCTGCCCGACTGA
- a CDS encoding 5-(carboxyamino)imidazole ribonucleotide synthase, producing MSDVCTIGILGGGQLGRMLSVAASRLGLRCHIYEPGAAPAGDVAYTLTNATYTDDAALTDFAGSVDVVTYEFENVPTEALDLIESIVPIRPNRHALAVSQDRLTEKTFLNEIGLTTAPFADVPERDALAGALAQIGTPSILKTRRMGYDGKGQVRITDAGDAEWTGAPSVLEGFVEFSGEISVIVARGADGQVAAYDPGLNVHGEGILRTTTVPCGLPAMLTSDAVLIAARIANALDYVGVMGVELFVTPQGLIVNEIAPRVHNSGHWTQAGCAVDQFEQHIRAVAGLPLGDGGRYADVVMENLIGDDMKRVPDLMRAADTQVHLYGKGEARAGRKMGHVNRVTR from the coding sequence ATGAGTGATGTTTGCACCATTGGTATCCTTGGTGGCGGGCAATTGGGCCGAATGCTGTCGGTCGCGGCCAGCCGGCTTGGTCTGCGCTGCCATATTTATGAACCCGGCGCGGCACCCGCCGGCGACGTCGCCTATACCCTGACCAATGCCACCTATACTGACGACGCGGCGCTGACGGATTTCGCGGGCTCGGTCGATGTGGTGACTTATGAATTCGAGAATGTGCCCACCGAGGCGCTGGACCTGATCGAAAGCATCGTCCCGATCCGCCCGAACCGCCACGCGCTGGCTGTGTCGCAGGATCGGCTGACCGAAAAGACGTTTTTGAACGAGATCGGTTTGACCACTGCGCCGTTTGCCGATGTGCCCGAGCGGGATGCGTTGGCAGGCGCGCTGGCGCAGATCGGAACACCCTCGATCCTGAAGACCCGGCGTATGGGCTATGACGGCAAGGGCCAGGTGCGGATCACCGATGCAGGTGATGCTGAATGGACCGGCGCGCCCTCGGTGCTGGAAGGGTTCGTCGAGTTCTCGGGCGAGATCAGCGTGATCGTTGCCCGCGGCGCGGATGGTCAGGTCGCCGCATATGATCCGGGACTGAATGTCCACGGCGAGGGGATCCTGCGCACGACCACCGTGCCTTGCGGTCTGCCGGCAATGCTGACCAGCGATGCGGTTCTGATCGCGGCGCGCATCGCCAATGCGCTGGACTATGTGGGCGTCATGGGGGTCGAGCTGTTCGTGACGCCGCAGGGGCTGATCGTGAACGAGATCGCGCCGCGTGTTCATAATTCCGGGCACTGGACCCAGGCGGGCTGCGCCGTCGATCAGTTCGAGCAGCATATCCGCGCGGTGGCCGGGCTGCCTTTGGGCGACGGCGGGCGTTATGCCGATGTGGTGATGGAAAATCTGATCGGTGACGATATGAAACGGGTGCCCGACCTGATGCGCGCGGCGGACACGCAGGTTCATCTTTACGGCAAGGGCGAGGCGCGGGCAGGGCGCAAGATGGGTCATGTCAACCGCGTTACGCGATAG
- the purE gene encoding 5-(carboxyamino)imidazole ribonucleotide mutase, whose amino-acid sequence MEKPVGIIMGSQSDWPTMREAAAILDELGVAYEARIVSAHRTPDRLWDYGKTAADRGLKVIIAGAGGAAHLPGMMASKTRVPVIGVPVQTRALSGVDSLYSIVQMPKGFPVATMAIGAAGAANAGLMAAGILAISDPALAQRLDDWRAALSASIPDEPRDE is encoded by the coding sequence ATGGAAAAACCCGTTGGAATCATCATGGGCAGCCAATCCGACTGGCCCACCATGCGCGAGGCCGCCGCGATCCTGGACGAATTGGGTGTCGCCTATGAGGCCCGGATCGTCAGTGCCCATCGCACGCCGGACCGGCTGTGGGACTATGGCAAGACGGCTGCGGATCGTGGGTTGAAGGTCATCATCGCGGGCGCAGGCGGCGCGGCCCATCTGCCGGGGATGATGGCATCCAAGACCCGCGTGCCGGTGATCGGGGTGCCGGTCCAGACCCGTGCACTGTCAGGGGTTGATTCGCTTTATTCCATCGTCCAGATGCCCAAGGGCTTTCCCGTGGCCACCATGGCCATCGGTGCCGCCGGCGCGGCCAATGCCGGGTTGATGGCGGCGGGGATACTGGCGATCTCTGATCCGGCGCTTGCGCAGCGGCTGGATGACTGGCGCGCCGCATTGTCAGCCAGCATACCCGATGAGCCGCGCGATGAGTGA